Proteins co-encoded in one Rhopalosiphum maidis isolate BTI-1 chromosome 2, ASM367621v3, whole genome shotgun sequence genomic window:
- the LOC113553872 gene encoding protein ANTAGONIST OF LIKE HETEROCHROMATIN PROTEIN 1-like produces the protein MSSSDEDDILLFWWNLRRRKIKNKKRKYWINPAFKQLAKYGANVYADELKLHPLQFKSCYRMSPDTFKQLLNLIEHSITKRDTNFREAISAGEKILITLRYLATGCSFVALSHIFMRGDNTIGIIVKECSEAIWRILQPLYMLVPNEETWKSVAKRYYELWDLPNCIGSVDGKHCRIKKFDKTGSLHYNYKSFFSVVLMACADADGIFITIDVGEAGRFSDSAVFRASNLGKLLDTDKLHIPKPTPMPNDAFDFPFYMVGDEAFPLKINLMRPYPKRVLDNKKRIFNYRMSRGRKSVECAFGMLASKFEIFQKPIMCHEDTAIKVIKAACILHNFIKMVEGHFSVPQISKNQENQCRN, from the exons ATGTCATCGTCTGATGAAGACGATATTTTGCTATTCTGGTGGAATTtaagaagaagaaaaataaaaaataaaaaacgtaaatattgGATTAACCCAGCGTTTAAACAGCTTGCAAAATATGGTGCAAATGTCTATGCAGATGAACTTAAACTTCATCCACTGCAGTTCAAAAGCTGTTATAGAATGAGCCCAGATACATTTAAAcaacttttgaatttaattgaacaTAGTATTACAAAACGTGATACCAATTTCAGAGAAGCTATAAGTGCaggagaaaaaatattaataacactcag ATATTTGGCTACAGGATGTAGTTTTGTTGCTTTGTCACATATATTCATGAGAGGGGACAATACGATAGGAATAATAGTGAAAGAGTGCAGTGAAGCTATCTGGCGAATTCTTCAACCTTTATATATGCTTGTTCCAAATGAAGAAACATGGAAATCGGTAGCAAAACGATACTACGAATTATGGGACCTCCCCAATTGTATTGGTTCCGTAGATGGCAAGCATtgtcgtataaaaaaatttgacaaaACCGGTTCACttcattacaattataaaagttttttttccgTGGTGCTCATGGCATGCGCGGACGCCGATGGAATTTTTATAACCATTGATGTAGGAGAAGCAGGCAGGTTTAGTGATAGTGCCGTTTTTAGAGCTTCTAATCTTGGGAAACTATTAGATACAGATAAACTTCATATCCCAAAACCAACACCAATGCCTAATGATGCTTTTGATTTTCCTTTCTATATGGTAGGAGATGAAGCATTTCCTCTCAAAATAAATCTCATGCGGCCGTATCCTAAGCGAGTTCTCgataataaaaaacgaatattCAACTATAGAATGTCACGTGGACGAAAAAGCGTCGAATGCGCCTTTGGAATGTTGGcgtcaaaatttgaaatatttcagaaaCCAATAATGTGCCATGAAGATACtgcaataaaagttataaaagcAGCATGTATtctacacaattttattaaaatggtcGAGGGTCATTTTTCAGTTCCCCAAATCAGTAAAAATCAGGAAAATCAATGTAGAAATTGA
- the LOC113553871 gene encoding uncharacterized protein LOC113553871 produces MQGEMEKSTNSFCTKHEKTPSGSAANNKRSKDYYLKDVMQFILPFMKVKSQSSNLKDTEDKDEQNSDTDIVDTDINQDNSDVSLHDETQSTSKESYKKRNLDVSQDKFNASNTIKKRALYNMKTSTDEVDKCVIDYITSKKDSQTNKNNSDLDFFKSLLPDISKMTDYQKRQFKRRTLNTINSILDDSPTQNTISYVQRPLSSYSGSSYSALSPEPPVGTVGFQQLGNFQSEDYERINNNPTTV; encoded by the coding sequence ATGCAAGGAGAAATGGAAAAATCTACGAACAGCTTTTGCACGAAGCATGAAAAAACCCCGTCAGGAAGTGCTGCCAATAACAAAAGATCTAAAGACTATTATTTGAAAGATGTCATGCAGTTTATTCTTCCGTTCATGAAGGTTAAGTCTCAAAGTAGCAATTTAAAAGATACCGAAGATAAGGACGAGCAAAATAGTGACACTGATATTGTAGATACAGATATTAATCAAGACAATAGCGATGTATCTTTACACGATGAAACACAGTCTACATCAAaagaaagttataaaaaaaggaaTCTAGATGTGTCacaagataaatttaatgcttcgaatactataaaaaaacgcgcattatataatatgaaaacatcGACGGATGAGGTTGATAAGTGCgtcattgattatattactTCAAAAAAAGATTCTcagacaaacaaaaataatagcgATCTTGATTTTTTCAAAAGCTTATTACCTGATATATCTAAAATGACAGATTATCAAAAAAGACAGTTTAAGAGAAGAAcacttaatactataaattcaattttggaCGATTCGCCAACACAGAACACTATTTCATATGTTCAACGACCTTTATCCAGCTATTCCGGAAGTTCATATTCAGCACTGAGTCCTGAGCCACCCGTGGGGACGGTTGGATTTCAACAGTTGGGAAATTTTCAGTCAGAAGACTACGaacgaattaataataatccgaCAACAGTATAA